In Methanosarcina siciliae T4/M, one genomic interval encodes:
- a CDS encoding Hsp20/alpha crystallin family protein: protein MVGIRKRKDFFEDFGSELFDNLEEMIEALLEEMGESVPFVYGFSIIHRPGEDPELREFGNVPEYPQKEENFFPSETKEPLIDIFENEDMVHVLAEFPEIEKEDLRLHATAQHLEIKVLGFSEYTEDVDLPVRVDPGSAKASYKNGVLEVTFRRCSEESPVEIEIN from the coding sequence ATGGTGGGCATAAGAAAAAGAAAGGATTTCTTTGAAGATTTCGGATCTGAACTTTTTGACAACCTGGAAGAAATGATCGAAGCCCTCCTGGAAGAAATGGGAGAGTCCGTTCCCTTTGTTTACGGATTTTCTATCATTCATCGCCCGGGGGAGGATCCAGAACTCCGGGAATTCGGAAACGTTCCGGAATACCCTCAAAAAGAAGAGAACTTCTTTCCCTCAGAAACAAAAGAGCCTTTAATTGACATCTTTGAAAATGAGGACATGGTGCATGTACTTGCAGAGTTCCCTGAGATTGAAAAGGAGGATCTTCGGCTGCATGCTACAGCTCAGCACCTTGAAATCAAAGTCCTCGGATTTTCCGAATATACGGAAGATGTGGACCTCCCTGTTCGGGTGGATCCTGGAAGCGCAAAAGCAAGTTACAAAAATGGAGTGCTTGAGGTTACCTTCAGACGTTGCTCTGAAGAGAGCCCTGTAGAAATAGAGATCAATTAA